Proteins encoded within one genomic window of Isachenkonia alkalipeptolytica:
- a CDS encoding SOS response-associated peptidase, whose product MCGRYHFEPGDFQDLLSVIKDVEERLKVGEIFPTNEAPVILGKGQADLYHWGFPNFRNKRPIINARSESVAEKPMFQKSFKTQRCIIPASGFYEWDSKDLDEKGRKRKYLFQGAEAKPLYLAGIWRIFDRVPSFVILTTEANPSIEIHHRMPVIIPKTTMYDWIADEAYAREYLQREMPDLKKTPV is encoded by the coding sequence ATCTCCTATCGGTGATTAAAGATGTGGAAGAAAGACTGAAGGTCGGGGAAATATTTCCCACCAACGAAGCGCCGGTAATCCTGGGAAAAGGACAGGCGGATTTATACCATTGGGGGTTTCCGAATTTTCGAAACAAACGGCCCATCATCAATGCCCGTTCCGAGTCCGTTGCGGAAAAGCCCATGTTTCAAAAATCCTTTAAAACTCAGCGCTGCATTATTCCCGCCAGCGGCTTTTACGAATGGGACAGCAAGGATCTGGACGAAAAGGGGCGAAAACGAAAGTACCTCTTTCAGGGAGCGGAAGCCAAGCCCCTGTATCTAGCCGGAATCTGGCGAATCTTTGACCGGGTCCCGAGCTTTGTGATCCTTACCACCGAGGCCAATCCTTCCATTGAAATCCATCATCGGATGCCTGTCATTATTCCGAAAACCACGATGTACGACTGGATCGCCGATGAAGCCTATGCTAGAGAGTATCTGCAGCGGGAAATGCCCGACCTTAAGAAAACACCGGTATAA